One Doryrhamphus excisus isolate RoL2022-K1 chromosome 17, RoL_Dexc_1.0, whole genome shotgun sequence genomic region harbors:
- the seh1l gene encoding nucleoporin SEH1 isoform X2 encodes MFVARSIAADHKDLIHDVSYDFHGRRMATCSSDQSVKVWDKSENGEWHCTASWKTHSGSVWRVTWAHPEFGQVLASCSFDRTAAVWEEIVGESNDKQRGLSHWIKRTTLVDSRTSVTDVKFAPKHMGLMLTTCSADGVVRIYEAPDIMNLSQWSLQHEISCKLSCSCISWNPSSSRAHAAMFAVGSDDSSVAYGGKVQIYEYNENTRKYAKAETLVTITDAVHDIAFAPNLGRSFHVLAIATKDVRIFKLVPVRKESTSTGPTKFEVQIVAQFDNHNSQVWRVSWNITGTLLASSGDDGCVRLWKANYMDNWKCTGILKGDGSPLTASSGQPTAMRTVIGSSAQNTLNGLPAGRYFFPPLDPPRAGSVHGHLLPPSSLIEPCDVEPSQQQALLPHRLSSRSLVSLSPSDGH; translated from the exons GTCTGGGACAAGAGTGAAAATGGAGAGTGGCACTGCACAGCCAgctggaag ACACACAGTGGATCAGTGTGGAGAGTGACTTGGGCTCACCCAGAATTTGGGCAAGTTTTGGCTTCATGCTCTTTCGACAGGACAGCAGCCGTGTGGGAGGAAATTGTAGGAGAGTCAAATGACAAACAGAGAGGACTGAGCCACTGG ATCAAAAGAACCACACTTGTGGACAGCAGAACATCAGTGACGGATGTGAAGTTTGCTCCTAAACACATGGGCCTGATGCTGACCACGTGTTCTGCAGACGGCGTGGTGAGGATCTATGAGGCTCCTGATATCATGAACCTGAGTCAGTGGTCCCTGCAGCACGAAATCTCCTGCAAGCTCAGCTGCAGCTGTATTTCTTGGAACCCCTCAAG TTCACGTGCCCATGCGGCAATGTTTGCTGTAGGGAGCGACGACAGCAGCGTGGCGTACGGCGGCAAAGTCCAGATCTACGAGTACAATGAAAACACAAG GAAATACGCTAAAGCCGAGACGCTAGTCACCATCACAGATGCCGTGCACGACATTGCTTTTGCTCCCAACCTGGGAAGGTCTTTCCATGTCCTCGCCATCGCGACCAAAGATGTTAGAATCTTCAAGCTGGTGCCCGTCAG GAAGGAGAGCACCTCCACAGGACCCACCAAGTTTGAGGTGCAGATCGTGGCCCAGTTTGACAACCACAACTCTCAGGTGTGGCGTGTGAGCTGGAACATCACGGGCACACTGCTGGCCTCCTCGGGGGACGATGGCTGCGTGCGCCTCTGGAAAG CCAACTACATGGACAACTGGAAGTGCACAGGCATCCTGAAAGGCGATGGCAGCCCACTGACTGCTTCATCTGGTCAGCCCACAGCCATGAGAACCGTGATTGGGTCCTCGGCTCAGAACACCCTGAATGGCCTGCCTGCAGGAAG GTATTTCTTTCCACCTCTGGACCCCCCCAGAGCTGGAAGCGTGCATGGTCACCTGCTGCCTCCCTCTTCCCTCATTGAGCCCTGTGATGTTGAGCCCAGTCAACAGCAGGCTCTCCTTCCACACAGACTTTCCTCAAGGTCGCTCGTGTCCTTGTCACCGTCTGATGGACATTGA